The nucleotide window cgatttaaaagttactaattttttttctgttctaaattttaatatttgagtttaagATATTTAAGTgagaataatttattttaacgtGTCATAATGATGGACCTTTACAATTTAGGTTCATAACAGTTAGGTTAATTCAGTTTTCAAAGTATTGGGACTGAGATGTTAAGACCCATTTATGAACCGAGTTTATTGGAATTATGATTAGCAAATAACATGGGTGAAACCTTGGTAACATTACTCTGGCAAAATTCACACCACCAGCTTGGCACATCTACTTCATCAAAGATAATTGCCTGTTTGAAAACCTTATTGCTGCAGACAGCACAAGCAATATAATACCATCCGTTAATGGTATCAATAGCATAAACAGTACAAACCACTCTCAGATTTCCATCCTACAAAACAACAGATCCATATAAAACGGTGAGAAAATAGCAATAATGAGATTTGTTTAAACAATAGATCAGAACCTTATCGGTGCGTTTCATTTCTTGTATGGTTTTGAATGGAAATTGCGACCATTTCTGGCGCTTTTCCTGGATCATAACATTGTCATGTTTAGGCTGATACATATCAAGAGAGTTACCATCAACATGAAACCTAAATACAAAAACAGCATAATTAGCATATTGTAATCCATtagaaataatataatattataataagatGCACTTGCATATTTTTAAGTGTTTGCGCCTCCTTGATATCTGGGTTTAGTAACACCAAAGAAGAATCAAAAGCATTGGAGACTTGCAACTCTCCTGATACAGAAATCAAACAGATGTTTAAAATCTAACTTAAAAGTTTTTGATCattaaacaaatatttacatattaatgGTACAATACCCTTGTAGTTTTCGAGTTTAGCATATCTGATTAAACAAATATCTCCATTGTTTGGTTGTTTATTTTCTTGGGTCATTATTTCAGCTATTTTCCCAGCAATGCAGCATTGAAGTCGGTTGTCGCTTAgagagtaaataaataatgcaGATTAGAATTAAAAACTTAGTTCaagttatgtttaaaaaatacttACTTGATGTCTCTTAGAGTAAACTCCATTTTGGTCACTTCTTTTCTTGCACACTGAACAATATCAAGACCACCAAAGTCTAAGACTTCACCAATCACATCTGTAACATCAAAAGTTAGTTATATGAAGGTCGGACTATAGGTAATAAACTAATACATCGCATAAAAATTAGAAGTTACCAATAAGAAAACTTGTGTCATGTGAACCATTTTTAATGTTATCAAATTGCTTTAGCTCGAGAAACATGTTGTCACAGTGGAGATTAGAATCAGTTATTAAAGTCTGACTCATGAATTCAATCTTGTAAACATGGTTGGTGTGTCTGTAAAGACCACATACTGGACTTAAAGAAAAGTTAGTAATAACTTTCCACTCTCCAACACGACAATGTCTCTGGAATAGCTGAAATAATGATTGTTTGCAACTGGCCTGGATTTTGACACCctaaaccattaaaaaaaataactgaaGTTCATATATCAAGCGTAATTATAATAGAAGATAGGTAGTGAATATTACATTTTCGTCTGTTAAGACCATCTCAAGATTCGAGAGGCCATTGTCGGGATTGATTAACATCCACGTATGAAGCACCTTCACATGGACCCTCCATGCAGATTTGAAAGGCTTAAGATCACTCAAGTTGCTGATTTTGATCATGGAATCCATAAGGGAAGATAACGATAGACAGTTTGCAGGTTTATTAATGGTTGTTGCGGTGTGATGAttgtgatatttatatatttgtgatTGATGGTAAATTCTTAAGATAGCGATCCATATAAAATCGTATATAAATAGGAATAATTTAGGGATATACGTATTCGAGATATACTAAGTTACAAATCTTATCCTTATTATTGTTTTCAATGATTAAAGTTGTTCAAATTAGATAAGATATGACAATATGCGATTTTAGGCGAGTGTGTGCTTTTGatttgtttaataatatattgttaaaacctgcaaaaaacgATTTGCAAGTAGGATATGCCGAATATGTATGAGAAGTTGTTTCGACACAtttgtgaaaacaaaaatattcaaacaaTTGTAGTCTGGTTAAACTATGAACATGTCATTTTGCCGTTGGAAACTGATGATTGATGTGAAACGATTATTTTATATGTGTATACGTTGATTAAACTATAAGAAAAGAGGGTTTACTGCACTTTATAGCAGATAATACATGTTGTTTAAGTTTTGACATCGAACACAGCAATGCCAcgataaaatctataaatttaaaatattactcAGGGCAATTATATGGATAAGAACTGAATCTAAACTAAACAGCgtgattcttttttaaaaaatacgttttcgttaaaaaaataaaccttTATATTAAAAGCATAGATCAAAAATAATTCAGTGGCAAAGAATGGTAAATACTTCAAACTCCAAGGGTACCTCAAAAAAGGCTCCATTTCTGGCGCTTTTCCTGGATCATAACATTGTCATGTTTAGGCTGATACATATCAAGAGAGTTACCATCAACATGAAACCTAAATACAAAAACAGCATAATTAGCATATTGTAATCCATtagaaataatataatattataataagatGCACTTGCATATTTTTAAGTGCTTGCGCCTCCTTGATATCTGGGTTTAGTAACACCAAAGAAGAATCAAAAGCATTGGAGACTTGCAACTCTCCTGATACAGA belongs to Brassica rapa cultivar Chiifu-401-42 chromosome A07, CAAS_Brap_v3.01, whole genome shotgun sequence and includes:
- the LOC108869144 gene encoding uncharacterized protein LOC108869144, giving the protein MDSMIKISNLSDLKPFKSAWRVHVKVLHTWMLINPDNGLSNLEMVLTDENGVKIQASCKQSLFQLFQRHCRVGEWKVITNFSLSPVCGLYRHTNHVYKIEFMSQTLITDSNLHCDNMFLELKQFDNIKNGSHDTSFLIDVIGEVLDFGGLDIVQCARKEVTKMEFTLRDINDNRLQCCIAGKIAEIMTQENKQPNNGDICLIRYAKLENYKGELQVSNAFDSSLVLLNPDIKEAQTLKNMFHVDGNSLDMYQPKHDNVMIQEKRQKWSQFPFKTIQEMKRTDKDGNLRVVCTVYAIDTINGWYYIACAVCSNKVFKQAIIFDEVDVPSWWCEFCQSNVTKVSPMLFANHNSNKLGS